From the genome of Hymenobacter sp. PAMC 26628, one region includes:
- a CDS encoding PA2169 family four-helix-bundle protein: protein MDNLPNSAPADKAKDLIDKTKNAITDGPVADLIDKVPASVKEASNKAITSVKEASDKAVTSVKEASDKTVSGFNSLSTTQKVVGGALVALGLTYLVAPKKKGKAKRKAAALDQLLLFVNDRTEGYKRAVAESKEADLRGYYELLVAQSQQFSSTLNSYLNKLGGERETGTTLKGKLYRKLMDAQAAVTGRDEKSILAANVFGERWAIRAYKKALRRKALKGEMRDAVKKQFSQSRKTYKHLKQLTAQQR, encoded by the coding sequence ATGGACAATCTCCCGAATTCCGCACCCGCCGATAAGGCCAAAGACCTGATCGACAAAACCAAGAACGCCATCACCGACGGCCCGGTGGCTGATTTAATCGATAAAGTGCCGGCTTCCGTCAAAGAAGCCAGCAATAAGGCCATTACTTCTGTCAAAGAGGCCAGCGATAAGGCCGTTACTTCTGTCAAAGAGGCCAGCGACAAAACCGTTAGCGGCTTTAATTCTCTCAGCACTACCCAGAAAGTGGTGGGCGGCGCCCTGGTGGCGCTGGGCCTGACTTACTTGGTGGCCCCCAAGAAAAAAGGCAAAGCCAAGCGCAAAGCCGCCGCCCTCGACCAGCTGCTGCTGTTCGTCAACGACCGCACCGAAGGTTACAAGCGCGCCGTGGCCGAATCCAAAGAGGCCGACTTGCGCGGCTATTACGAGCTGCTGGTGGCCCAGAGCCAACAATTTTCCAGCACCCTGAACAGCTACCTTAACAAGCTGGGCGGCGAGCGCGAAACCGGTACCACGCTCAAAGGCAAGCTGTACCGCAAGCTGATGGACGCCCAAGCCGCCGTGACCGGCCGCGACGAGAAGTCCATCCTGGCCGCCAACGTGTTCGGTGAGCGTTGGGCCATCCGGGCCTATAAAAAGGCGCTGCGCCGCAAAGCCCTCAAGGGCGAAATGCGCGACGCCGTGAAAAAGCAATTCAGCCAGTCGAGGAAGACCTACAAGCACCTCAAGCAGTTGACGGCGCAGCAGCGCTAG
- a CDS encoding ABC transporter permease, with protein sequence MHRAPTTEGAAGWGWLLRMAWRDSRRGRGRLLLFVAGVALGIAALVGINSFGDNLARSINEQARELVGADLVLSSNQPFDSTLVPALRRLSPVQAQERAFGSLVQFPRVQGVRLAQVRGITGGFPYYGEWDVQPRAAVAAFRAGRGALVDDVLLSQFGAKVGDSVRVGRSGFLILGTVLHTPGQSGLGSAVAPTVFVPGAQVAATGLVQRGSRVQYRQYFQFAPTVDVAALIKPFEARFDRANIDSDTVASRQQRTGRAFHDLTRYLSLVAFVALLLGCVGVASTVSLYVREKLAAVAVLRCLGASGRQALLIYLIQTAGLGLLGALIGAALGAGVQAVLPRVLGDFLPVAVRVGVSWPAIATGVGAGLGLAVLFALLPLLSIRRVAPLRVLRAAFEADTAAPDPLRGLVLGVLALGILGFAYLQTHEWKLALGFGAGLAAALGALAGLGWALTWAVRRYFPGGWGYVWRQGLANLYRPQNQTLTLIISIGLGTFLLATLYLTQGLLLSRVATADSGKQPNLVLYDIQPEQRAGVEALLVQRNLPIVQRVPIVTMRLSAINRRTVTQLKRDTAGGKGIPAWILSREYRVTYRDTLSASEKLTAGTLPRRGPTGTPYVSVDNSYFERAKLKLGDTLTFNVQGAPLVAIVGGTREVDWSRVQTNFLVLFPKGVLEEAPQFHVILTRTPNTAALGAVQQALVRQFPNVSALDLGLILQTVDDILSKISFVVRFMAGFSIATGLLVLASSVVVSRYQRVRESVLLRTLGASRRQILRITLVEYALLGLLASLAGIMLSGLAAWALATWVFDSPYAPNLLPLLGLAAGVAALTAAIGLFNSRDVLTRPPLEVLRAEG encoded by the coding sequence GTGCATAGGGCCCCGACGACGGAAGGCGCGGCCGGCTGGGGCTGGCTGCTGCGCATGGCCTGGCGCGACAGTCGCCGCGGCCGGGGCCGGCTGCTGCTGTTTGTGGCCGGCGTGGCGCTGGGCATCGCGGCGCTGGTGGGCATCAACTCGTTTGGCGACAACCTGGCGCGCAGCATCAACGAGCAGGCCCGCGAGCTGGTGGGCGCCGATCTGGTACTGTCGAGTAACCAGCCGTTTGATTCGACGCTGGTGCCGGCACTGCGGCGGCTGAGCCCGGTGCAGGCGCAGGAGCGGGCGTTTGGCTCGCTGGTGCAGTTCCCGCGGGTGCAGGGCGTGCGGCTGGCGCAGGTGCGCGGCATCACGGGCGGCTTCCCCTATTACGGCGAGTGGGACGTGCAGCCGCGCGCGGCGGTGGCGGCCTTCCGGGCCGGCCGCGGGGCCCTGGTGGACGACGTGCTGCTGAGCCAGTTTGGGGCGAAAGTGGGCGACTCGGTGCGCGTGGGCCGCAGCGGCTTTTTGATTTTGGGCACGGTGCTGCACACGCCGGGGCAGTCGGGCCTGGGCAGCGCGGTGGCGCCCACGGTGTTCGTGCCGGGGGCCCAGGTGGCGGCCACCGGGCTGGTGCAGCGCGGCAGCCGGGTGCAGTACCGGCAGTACTTCCAATTTGCGCCCACCGTGGACGTGGCGGCCCTTATCAAGCCCTTCGAGGCCCGCTTCGACCGGGCCAACATTGACTCCGACACCGTGGCCAGCCGGCAGCAGCGCACCGGCCGCGCCTTCCACGACCTCACCCGCTACCTGAGCCTGGTGGCCTTCGTGGCGCTGCTGCTGGGCTGCGTGGGCGTGGCCAGCACGGTCAGCCTCTACGTGCGCGAGAAGCTGGCCGCCGTGGCCGTGCTGCGCTGCCTGGGCGCCAGCGGCCGCCAGGCGCTGCTTATTTACCTGATTCAGACGGCCGGGCTGGGCCTGCTGGGGGCCCTGATTGGGGCCGCCTTGGGGGCCGGGGTGCAGGCGGTTTTGCCGCGCGTGCTCGGCGATTTTCTACCGGTGGCGGTGCGCGTGGGCGTGTCGTGGCCGGCCATTGCCACCGGCGTGGGCGCGGGGCTGGGGCTGGCGGTGCTGTTTGCGCTGCTGCCGCTGCTGAGCATCCGGCGGGTGGCGCCGCTGCGGGTACTGCGCGCCGCGTTTGAGGCCGATACGGCCGCGCCCGACCCGCTGCGCGGGCTGGTGCTGGGCGTGCTGGCGCTGGGCATCCTGGGCTTTGCGTACCTGCAAACCCACGAGTGGAAGCTGGCCCTGGGCTTCGGCGCGGGGCTGGCGGCGGCGCTGGGGGCCCTGGCCGGCCTGGGCTGGGCCCTGACGTGGGCCGTGCGCCGCTACTTTCCCGGCGGCTGGGGCTACGTGTGGCGGCAGGGGCTGGCCAACTTGTACCGCCCCCAAAACCAGACGCTTACGCTCATCATCTCCATCGGTCTGGGCACGTTCCTGCTGGCTACGCTATACCTCACCCAGGGCCTGCTGCTGAGCCGCGTGGCCACCGCCGATTCGGGCAAGCAGCCCAATCTGGTGCTCTACGACATTCAGCCCGAGCAGCGCGCTGGTGTGGAGGCGCTACTTGTCCAGCGCAACTTACCCATTGTGCAGCGCGTGCCCATCGTCACGATGCGCCTCTCGGCTATCAACCGCCGCACGGTGACGCAACTAAAGCGGGACACCGCGGGCGGCAAAGGCATTCCGGCCTGGATCCTGTCGCGCGAGTACCGCGTGACGTACCGCGACACGCTGAGCGCCAGCGAGAAACTAACCGCCGGCACCCTCCCCCGCCGGGGCCCCACCGGCACGCCCTACGTGTCGGTGGACAACTCCTACTTCGAGCGGGCCAAGCTGAAACTCGGCGACACGCTCACCTTCAACGTGCAGGGGGCCCCGCTGGTGGCCATCGTGGGCGGCACCCGCGAGGTGGACTGGAGCCGGGTGCAGACCAACTTCCTGGTGCTCTTCCCGAAGGGCGTGCTGGAGGAAGCCCCGCAGTTCCACGTCATCCTCACGCGCACGCCCAACACGGCGGCGCTGGGCGCGGTGCAGCAGGCCCTGGTGCGGCAGTTCCCCAACGTGTCGGCCCTTGATTTGGGGCTGATTCTGCAAACCGTAGATGACATTTTGAGCAAGATTTCGTTCGTGGTCCGCTTTATGGCGGGCTTCAGCATCGCCACCGGCCTGCTGGTGCTGGCCAGCTCGGTGGTGGTGAGCCGCTACCAGCGCGTGCGCGAAAGCGTGCTGCTGCGCACCCTGGGGGCCAGCCGCCGCCAAATTTTGCGCATCACGCTGGTCGAGTATGCGCTGCTGGGCCTGTTGGCCTCGCTGGCCGGCATCATGCTGTCGGGGCTGGCGGCGTGGGCCCTGGCCACGTGGGTGTTCGATTCGCCCTACGCGCCCAACCTGCTGCCGCTGCTGGGCCTGGCGGCGGGCGTGGCGGCCCTCACGGCGGCCATCGGCCTCTTCAACAGCCGCGACGTGCTGACCCGCCCGCCGCTGGAAGTGCTGCGCGCCGAAGGCTAA
- a CDS encoding tetratricopeptide repeat protein, translating to MKKLLLALACSLGAPAARAQDVNCALYPPGSPCRRACDLYESPAREATSQGSARSQQYFDEVLALCPTFAAALREKAVPYLKRGDFGTWKKMMDEVVRLQPAQYLGYRGWCRFEFLRDYQGAAADLTRLLALTHGNAGYSNDGDYDLRIVLALCKRELGDPRGALAVFNQCIQANEAQQRVGLYDYLHRGVTRLRTGDYAGALRDFKREQGQAKELADTEYYVGLAYRRQKNKALARQHFVRAEALFQQGHRRYHDYCEPLDAVYLADIQQALASR from the coding sequence ATGAAAAAGCTGCTACTAGCCCTGGCGTGCTCGCTGGGGGCCCCAGCGGCGCGGGCGCAGGACGTGAACTGCGCCCTGTACCCGCCCGGTAGCCCTTGCCGGCGGGCTTGCGACCTGTACGAGTCGCCCGCGCGGGAAGCCACCAGCCAGGGCAGTGCCCGCTCCCAGCAATACTTCGACGAAGTGCTGGCGCTGTGCCCCACGTTTGCCGCGGCCTTGCGCGAGAAGGCCGTGCCCTACCTCAAGCGGGGCGATTTTGGCACCTGGAAGAAAATGATGGACGAAGTAGTGCGGCTGCAACCCGCGCAGTACCTGGGCTACCGGGGCTGGTGCCGCTTCGAGTTTTTGCGTGACTACCAGGGCGCGGCGGCCGACCTGACCCGGCTGCTGGCCCTCACCCACGGCAACGCCGGCTACAGCAACGACGGCGACTACGATTTGCGCATCGTGCTGGCGTTGTGCAAGCGCGAGCTGGGCGACCCCCGGGGGGCCCTGGCCGTGTTCAACCAGTGCATTCAAGCCAACGAAGCGCAGCAGCGCGTGGGCCTCTACGACTACTTGCACCGCGGCGTGACCCGGCTTCGGACCGGTGACTACGCCGGGGCCCTGCGCGACTTCAAGCGCGAACAAGGGCAAGCCAAGGAGCTGGCCGATACCGAGTATTACGTCGGCTTGGCCTACCGGCGGCAGAAAAATAAAGCCCTGGCCCGGCAGCATTTTGTTCGGGCCGAAGCCCTGTTCCAGCAAGGCCACCGCCGCTACCACGACTACTGCGAGCCACTGGATGCCGTGTACCTGGCAGATATTCAGCAAGCCCTGGCAAGCAGATGA